One genomic segment of Acidobacteriota bacterium includes these proteins:
- a CDS encoding homogentisate 1,2-dioxygenase yields MYYNKGKTTKQAHVNVPEGTFEEQHGREGFFGPVSHLYHNHPPTSWTRIEGPCRPRAFDANRIEASGTNQVTPLLYNNDVSFSIATWTQSMDHFARNGDGDEIWFVHKGAGILETDYGPLTFSRGDYLVLPRGVTYRFDLAQDCFFVLIETNGTPLEQPSRGIIGQYSLYDASAVRVPDPTPVTATQAEYEVRIKREGEYTSVYYPFHPLDIAGWKGDLFPWALNIADFCPIMSHRAHLPPSVHTTLVGKGFVVCSFVPRPLEETPGAMRVPFWHRNIDFDEVLFYHDGDFFSRDNITAGMITFHPVGIHHGPHPKAIEKSWAPGKTHTDEYAVMLDTRRPLTVAESAAALEWLEYHQSWRT; encoded by the coding sequence ATGTACTACAACAAAGGAAAGACAACCAAACAGGCTCACGTCAATGTTCCTGAAGGTACGTTTGAAGAGCAGCACGGACGTGAAGGTTTTTTCGGCCCGGTTTCGCATCTCTACCACAATCATCCCCCGACCAGTTGGACCCGCATTGAAGGTCCGTGCCGACCACGGGCGTTTGATGCCAATCGGATTGAGGCATCGGGTACCAATCAGGTAACGCCGCTGCTGTACAACAATGATGTCTCGTTTTCGATTGCCACCTGGACGCAGTCAATGGATCACTTTGCTCGCAACGGCGATGGTGATGAAATCTGGTTTGTGCATAAAGGCGCCGGGATTCTGGAAACGGATTACGGCCCGCTGACTTTTTCACGTGGAGATTATCTGGTCCTGCCACGGGGTGTGACCTACAGGTTTGACCTGGCCCAGGATTGCTTTTTCGTCTTGATCGAAACCAATGGAACACCCCTTGAGCAACCCAGCCGGGGCATTATTGGTCAGTATTCGCTCTATGATGCCAGTGCGGTTCGGGTGCCGGATCCAACGCCCGTAACCGCTACCCAGGCCGAGTATGAAGTCCGCATCAAGCGCGAAGGCGAATACACCTCAGTCTATTATCCATTTCACCCGCTTGATATTGCCGGATGGAAAGGCGACCTGTTTCCCTGGGCGCTCAACATCGCCGATTTTTGCCCAATTATGAGCCACCGGGCACACTTGCCGCCGAGTGTGCATACCACGCTGGTTGGAAAAGGATTTGTGGTGTGTTCGTTTGTGCCGCGCCCGCTCGAAGAAACACCAGGGGCGATGCGCGTTCCGTTCTGGCACCGCAACATTGATTTTGACGAAGTGCTGTTTTACCACGACGGCGATTTCTTCAGCCGTGACAACATCACGGCGGGAATGATTACCTTCCACCCGGTTGGCATCCATCACGGGCCACACCCAAAAGCAATTGAAAAGAGCTGGGCGCCAGGCAAGACCCACACCGATGAATACGCGGTGATGCTTGACACCCGACGGCCTTTGACAGTCGCTGAATCGGCAGCGGCGCTTGAATGGCTCGAATATCATCAGTCCTGGCGGACGTAG
- a CDS encoding Uma2 family endonuclease — protein MSSVVNPITQTSVSPGQRVLEAAEPRLAVPDHTMLPDRDGTFVKNFQEHPQSILLTETLRPVLSQRFPDGQYCIGQDSGIYWRLNMDPPERGAESPDWFLVVGVSPALDGKPRRSYVMWKEFIAPLIALEFVSGNGSEERDRTPLKGKFWIYEQALRIPFYGIYEPEKSIIEMHHLVDGTYRLLPPTELGRYVIEPLGVELGLWQGLYFGFDLPWMRWWSREGELLPTGDERAIRAEAEAKQAQAEREAAESRAQLFAEKLRELGIDPDTVGK, from the coding sequence ATGTCCAGTGTCGTCAATCCGATAACCCAAACCAGTGTTAGTCCTGGGCAACGAGTCCTGGAAGCTGCGGAACCGAGATTGGCGGTACCAGATCACACCATGCTTCCAGATCGAGATGGAACTTTTGTGAAAAACTTTCAGGAGCACCCACAAAGTATCCTTTTGACGGAGACCCTCCGTCCAGTATTAAGTCAGCGGTTTCCAGATGGTCAGTATTGTATTGGCCAGGACAGCGGAATTTACTGGCGGTTGAACATGGACCCACCGGAGCGCGGTGCCGAATCTCCCGATTGGTTTTTGGTCGTTGGTGTTTCGCCAGCACTGGATGGAAAACCCCGGCGGTCCTACGTGATGTGGAAAGAATTCATTGCGCCGTTGATTGCGCTGGAGTTTGTTTCCGGAAATGGCTCAGAAGAACGAGACCGAACGCCGCTCAAAGGGAAATTCTGGATCTATGAACAGGCATTGCGGATTCCGTTCTATGGTATTTATGAACCTGAGAAATCCATTATTGAAATGCACCATTTGGTGGATGGAACCTATCGGTTGCTCCCGCCGACTGAGCTGGGGCGATATGTGATTGAACCACTGGGTGTGGAATTGGGACTCTGGCAGGGTTTGTATTTTGGGTTTGACTTACCCTGGATGCGCTGGTGGAGCCGCGAAGGGGAACTGCTCCCAACCGGAGATGAGCGGGCAATTCGAGCTGAAGCTGAAGCCAAACAGGCGCAGGCGGAAAGGGAAGCCGCTGAATCGCGGGCCCAGTTGTTCGCCGAAAAACTCAGGGAACTGGGCATTGATCCAGACACGGTTGGGAAATAA
- the fabF gene encoding beta-ketoacyl-ACP synthase II, with protein sequence MKRRVVITGVGIVSPVGNTAEETWAALLAGRSGIGQITHFDTTGFSVHIAAEVKDFDPAKFIEKKEIKKMDPFIHYAIAASQEALDDSGLKITEDNSERVGIFVGSALGGFTIIEREQTKLFTGGPDRISPFFIPSSIINLAAGQMSIRFGIKGPNSAVSTACAAGAHSVGDAYRIIRRGECDAMLCGGAEATITPMGIGGFAAMRALSTHNDRGPQASRPFDRLRDGFVMGEGAGILVLEELEQARARGAKIYAEVVGYGMSSDAYHFTQPPEDGDGARRSMHNALKDAGVAPEQVGYINAHGTSTPLNDKHETAAIKDLFGDHAANLKVSSTKSMTGHLLGAAGAVEACVLALTLRDQHIAPTINYQEPDPDCDLNYVPNQSVQADLTYALSNSFGFGGTNASLLFKRFEN encoded by the coding sequence GTGAAACGTCGCGTTGTTATCACCGGAGTCGGCATTGTCAGCCCCGTGGGGAACACCGCTGAAGAAACCTGGGCAGCGTTGTTGGCGGGTCGAAGTGGGATTGGTCAAATTACCCACTTCGATACCACCGGGTTTTCAGTCCACATCGCAGCCGAAGTCAAAGACTTCGATCCGGCAAAATTCATCGAAAAAAAAGAAATCAAGAAAATGGATCCTTTCATCCATTACGCCATTGCGGCATCGCAAGAGGCATTGGATGACAGTGGTCTCAAAATCACCGAGGACAACAGCGAACGGGTCGGTATTTTTGTCGGTTCGGCGCTGGGTGGGTTCACGATCATTGAACGTGAACAGACCAAATTGTTTACCGGTGGCCCAGACCGTATTTCGCCCTTCTTTATCCCATCATCCATCATCAACCTGGCGGCGGGTCAGATGTCAATTCGATTTGGCATCAAAGGTCCAAACTCGGCGGTTTCGACGGCCTGTGCGGCTGGGGCGCATTCGGTCGGAGATGCCTATCGCATCATCCGTCGGGGCGAATGTGACGCCATGCTCTGTGGTGGCGCCGAAGCCACGATCACGCCCATGGGTATTGGCGGGTTTGCCGCTATGCGTGCCCTGTCAACCCATAATGACCGGGGACCACAAGCCAGCCGGCCATTTGATCGGTTGCGGGATGGATTTGTGATGGGTGAAGGTGCGGGGATCCTGGTGCTTGAAGAACTGGAACAGGCCCGTGCTCGCGGTGCCAAAATTTATGCCGAAGTCGTCGGGTATGGAATGTCGAGTGATGCCTATCACTTTACCCAACCACCTGAAGACGGCGACGGTGCCCGGCGTTCAATGCACAATGCCCTGAAAGATGCCGGTGTTGCGCCTGAGCAGGTTGGCTATATCAATGCTCATGGCACTTCGACACCGTTGAACGACAAACACGAAACCGCTGCCATCAAGGACCTTTTTGGTGACCATGCGGCCAACCTGAAAGTCAGTTCAACCAAATCCATGACCGGGCACTTGCTTGGTGCCGCCGGAGCGGTTGAAGCCTGTGTCCTGGCGTTGACATTGCGTGACCAGCACATTGCCCCAACGATCAATTATCAAGAGCCAGACCCGGATTGTGACTTAAATTATGTTCCCAACCAGTCTGTGCAGGCCGATTTGACCTATGCACTGAGCAACTCGTTCGGCTTTGGCGGGACAAATGCCTCATTGCTGTTCAAACGGTTTGAAAATTAA
- a CDS encoding acyl carrier protein, whose amino-acid sequence MSAIEEKVRQIIVEELGVDESEVTPKARFIDDLGADSLDTVELVMRFEEEFGIEIPDEDAEKITSVREAVTYIEAHLESLK is encoded by the coding sequence ATCTCAGCCATTGAAGAGAAGGTGCGGCAAATCATTGTCGAAGAACTGGGGGTTGATGAAAGCGAAGTCACTCCGAAAGCCCGGTTTATTGATGACCTGGGCGCCGATTCACTCGACACGGTCGAACTGGTCATGCGTTTTGAAGAAGAGTTCGGAATTGAAATTCCGGACGAAGATGCTGAAAAAATCACCAGCGTCCGCGAAGCCGTCACCTATATCGAAGCCCACCTCGAATCACTCAAATAG
- the fabD gene encoding ACP S-malonyltransferase produces MGSIAFLFPGQASQYAGMGKALAETFTDARTVFEEADASLGFSISQLCFEGPEADLALTANTQPAILTVSVAAYRVLASQGLTPAFVAGHSLGEYSALVAAGTLSLKDAVVAVRRRGTYMQEAVPPGVGAMAAVLKADLATIEAVCAEAAQDQVCSPANMNSPAQIVIAGHAEAVTRAAALLKAKGARAVMLPVSAPFHCALMKPAEERLAVDLNQLDFADPAFPVVANVNADLERTGAEARANLIAQVCSPVRWVGSIQKLVAEGVTTFVEVGPKTVLSGLVRQINNQVKVLNFEQPDQLEAVREACS; encoded by the coding sequence ATGGGATCAATTGCCTTTTTATTTCCTGGACAGGCTTCGCAGTATGCTGGCATGGGCAAAGCACTGGCGGAGACCTTTACTGACGCCCGCACTGTTTTTGAAGAAGCCGACGCCAGTTTAGGTTTTTCGATCAGCCAGCTTTGTTTTGAAGGCCCGGAAGCGGATCTGGCGTTGACAGCAAACACCCAACCCGCGATTTTGACCGTTTCGGTCGCCGCCTATCGTGTTCTGGCCAGTCAGGGCCTGACGCCAGCTTTTGTGGCGGGGCACTCACTCGGCGAATACAGCGCGCTGGTGGCTGCTGGAACGCTGTCATTAAAAGATGCCGTGGTGGCTGTTCGGCGACGTGGCACCTATATGCAGGAAGCCGTTCCACCCGGAGTCGGCGCGATGGCGGCAGTACTCAAAGCCGATCTGGCCACTATCGAAGCCGTCTGTGCCGAAGCCGCCCAGGATCAGGTCTGCAGCCCGGCCAATATGAATTCACCAGCCCAAATCGTCATTGCCGGCCACGCCGAAGCCGTCACCCGTGCCGCCGCGTTGCTCAAAGCCAAAGGTGCCCGCGCCGTGATGCTCCCCGTCAGCGCTCCGTTTCATTGCGCGCTGATGAAACCGGCTGAAGAACGACTGGCGGTTGATTTAAACCAGCTTGATTTTGCCGATCCGGCATTTCCAGTGGTGGCTAACGTCAATGCCGACCTGGAACGAACCGGTGCCGAGGCTCGCGCCAATCTGATTGCTCAAGTCTGTTCACCGGTCAGATGGGTGGGCTCGATTCAAAAACTGGTCGCCGAAGGCGTGACGACCTTTGTTGAAGTCGGCCCCAAAACCGTGCTTAGTGGTTTGGTTCGCCAGATCAACAATCAGGTCAAAGTTCTCAATTTTGAACAGCCGGACCAGTTGGAAGCGGTCCGTGAAGCCTGTTCCTAA
- a CDS encoding ketoacyl-ACP synthase III — protein MYSAGIVGTGHMLPEKVLTNADLEKLVETSDDWIMTRTGIRERHIAAVGETTSMIASAAAQQALDAAGLKATEIDLILCATVCPDMALPSTACFIQSRLGAKKAAAYDLVAACSGFLYGVTTANAFIATGQAKNVLVIGAEILSRYVDYTDRSTCVIFGDGAGAAIMTRVETGRGILASRIQSDGDFADYLFTPGGGTLHPASEQSLENRLHFIKMRGNELFKVAVRSMTETSRQVLDEVKMTAADIDLLIPHQANQRITDAVAERLQIPATKVYSNISRIGNTSSASIPIALDECVRVGRIQRGNVLMFSSFGAGATWGSMVVRW, from the coding sequence ATGTATTCAGCAGGAATTGTCGGTACCGGGCACATGTTGCCAGAGAAAGTTTTGACCAATGCCGATCTTGAAAAACTGGTCGAGACCTCTGATGACTGGATTATGACCCGCACCGGCATCCGGGAACGCCACATTGCCGCAGTTGGCGAAACGACTTCAATGATTGCCTCGGCTGCCGCTCAGCAGGCCCTGGATGCCGCCGGCTTGAAAGCCACCGAAATTGACTTGATCTTGTGCGCCACGGTTTGCCCGGATATGGCTCTGCCTTCGACCGCCTGCTTTATCCAATCCCGGCTCGGGGCCAAAAAGGCCGCGGCCTATGATCTGGTGGCTGCCTGTTCAGGATTTTTATATGGCGTCACCACGGCCAATGCCTTTATTGCCACCGGGCAGGCCAAAAATGTGCTGGTGATTGGCGCTGAAATCCTGTCCCGATATGTTGATTACACTGACCGGTCCACCTGTGTGATTTTCGGTGACGGTGCTGGCGCTGCCATCATGACCCGTGTGGAAACTGGGCGTGGAATTCTGGCCAGTCGGATCCAAAGTGATGGCGATTTTGCCGACTATCTGTTCACTCCAGGCGGAGGCACCCTGCATCCAGCCAGTGAGCAATCACTTGAAAACCGGCTTCACTTTATCAAAATGCGCGGCAATGAACTGTTTAAAGTCGCTGTCCGCAGTATGACCGAAACCTCCCGCCAGGTGCTGGATGAAGTCAAAATGACTGCGGCTGACATTGACCTGTTGATTCCCCATCAAGCCAACCAGCGCATTACCGATGCTGTCGCAGAGCGGTTACAGATACCAGCCACGAAGGTTTATTCCAACATCAGCCGGATTGGCAACACATCATCAGCTTCAATTCCAATTGCCCTGGATGAATGTGTCCGCGTTGGTCGAATCCAGCGTGGAAACGTCCTGATGTTTTCTTCCTTTGGCGCCGGTGCCACCTGGGGCAGTATGGTGGTTCGGTGGTAG
- the plsX gene encoding phosphate acyltransferase PlsX, whose amino-acid sequence MLRVAVDALGGDHAPASELEGSLQAARQLGVHIVLVGPSGLIENALRDLGWTNEPIEIVNATEVITMGEDVARAVRRKKDSTIRVCMQLLRDGRVDAVVSAGNTGAVMMTSALLLGTLDGVERPALAMMLPTVNGQGTLLLDVGANADCKPAFLEQFAVMGGLYAEKILHHPRPRIGLLSIGEEESKGNEVTREAHKLLKSSSSIHFVGNIEGKDLWTGSVDVAVCDGFTGNVVLKTSEGLIDAIQKMLKEEMMRRIDTQAGAYLVRPAFQAFKKRLDYEEYGGAPLLGARGTVIICHGRSTAKAIRNAIRVAKESLQLEVNRLIESELAETYQVSSKRRNSAKP is encoded by the coding sequence ATGCTGCGAGTTGCCGTTGATGCATTGGGCGGAGACCACGCACCCGCCAGCGAACTAGAGGGTTCTCTGCAAGCAGCCCGTCAATTGGGCGTTCATATTGTGTTGGTTGGGCCATCCGGGTTGATTGAAAATGCACTTCGTGACCTGGGGTGGACCAACGAACCAATCGAAATTGTGAATGCGACCGAAGTCATCACCATGGGTGAGGATGTGGCCCGGGCCGTTCGGCGCAAAAAAGATTCAACCATTCGTGTGTGCATGCAGTTACTCCGCGATGGACGGGTGGACGCCGTCGTCAGTGCCGGAAACACCGGTGCCGTGATGATGACCAGCGCGCTTCTGCTCGGCACCCTCGACGGAGTCGAACGTCCAGCACTGGCCATGATGCTTCCCACGGTTAATGGCCAGGGAACACTCCTGCTTGACGTCGGCGCGAATGCGGACTGTAAACCTGCCTTTTTGGAACAATTTGCGGTGATGGGTGGACTGTATGCGGAAAAAATTCTGCATCATCCGCGCCCACGCATTGGGTTGCTTTCCATCGGCGAAGAGGAAAGCAAAGGCAATGAAGTCACACGCGAAGCCCACAAACTCCTCAAAAGCTCCTCCTCGATTCACTTCGTTGGCAACATTGAAGGGAAAGACCTCTGGACCGGCTCGGTTGACGTGGCCGTGTGCGATGGATTTACCGGCAATGTGGTCCTCAAAACCAGCGAAGGGCTCATTGATGCCATTCAAAAGATGCTCAAAGAGGAAATGATGCGCCGGATTGATACCCAGGCGGGTGCCTATCTGGTGCGTCCGGCATTTCAGGCATTTAAAAAACGTCTGGATTATGAGGAATACGGCGGGGCTCCCTTGTTGGGAGCACGAGGAACGGTCATTATCTGTCATGGGCGCTCAACCGCCAAAGCCATCCGCAACGCGATCCGAGTCGCCAAAGAATCACTCCAACTCGAAGTCAACCGGCTGATCGAATCCGAACTTGCTGAGACCTATCAAGTTTCCAGCAAGCGCCGAAATTCCGCCAAACCCTAG